ATATGGCATTTGCGATCCTGTTAGTGACTGCACTTGCGCAAGCAACTGTTCAATTAGTATTATTCATGCACATCGGGGAATCTGAAGATAAGAAAACGTTATATACAACAATTTTATATTCAGTATTCGTAGCTGTTGTAACAATCCTTGGTACATTATTCGCAATGATCTGGGGTTACTAATAAAAAGAGCCGAGAAAATG
This DNA window, taken from Lysinibacillus sp. FSL M8-0337, encodes the following:
- the qoxD gene encoding cytochrome aa3 quinol oxidase subunit IV, encoding MKELFPKQHVMGFGFSLLLTIIALAVVKFDMSYNMAFAILLVTALAQATVQLVLFMHIGESEDKKTLYTTILYSVFVAVVTILGTLFAMIWGY